DNA sequence from the Bubalus bubalis isolate 160015118507 breed Murrah chromosome 24, NDDB_SH_1, whole genome shotgun sequence genome:
attttcatttcctaaGAGCCTTGAGGACACATGCATTACCTGAGCTAACACTCTTTCCTGAAGAGAAGCATCTTGTGCTGAAACAACTCCTCTCTTTAAAGGTGCTTCTGACTGAAAACTTCTTATAAATTCCATAGTATCCTGAAAAAAGAAACGCTCCTTCATTTTTCTAGGAAGATTTCATGATCACTGgagtttgtgttctttttttcagTCAAAACAAATGTATGTATGCAAATAAAACTATTACATCAGAAGTCAAACAGCACCCTCTTTAAAGTGAGacaaaaaatgcacaacctactTCAttcacctatttttaaaaattatctgaatgAGATCAatcaatttctaaaatttaagCTTTTAAAGGGACTGAAAGTATTTAATCTGCCTAAGTACTGAACTCAATTGTCAACCGTGTCAGAACACTGATAGAAACTGAGATGGAAATGCAATACAATGTACACAATCCTCTTACTTTTACAGTTTGTCGAAGTTGTTTCAGCTTATCTGTCTGCATAAGCCTACGAGTAAGGAATCCTTTTGCCACTGCAGTTACTTTGTTAAATTTTGCTTGTACTTCTGGACtgaaaacctagaagaaatagtATAGACACAACAATTTAATAACCTGAACATTATACTCAAGACTGTTTTCTTATCTATTACAATGAATAGTTTGTACATATGAAATTCTTCTATATGTGTTTGCTGTGTTGTTTAATATCTAATAAAAGCTAAGCTTCTGATGTATCACAAAATATTTATGGTTCACTTGTAGAACTAGAACTTAAGATAATGTAGCTCTTTAAAAAAGACAGATTagggacatccctggcagtccagtggttaatattctgtgcctccactgcagggggcctgggttcaatccctggtcaaggaaacaagatcctgcatgccagatcccacatgccatatggtacagccaaaaacaaaataaaatttaaaagaaagacaaacatgcatgcatatatcaTTAAGTTTGCCCACCTGAGACCACTTAGTTTTGGCCCTTCCAAAAGGCCTTGTTACTGAGAGTTTGGTCAAGCCACTACTTGATGATCCCCAGAGGTAGAATGGTACTTCATTTGCAGAAGCAAAGCTATGTTGTAGGGCAGAACTTGTGAAACCTTGAGAAACATACACATAGTATTGTATTTGATGTCAAAACAATTAGAATACACAGAACGTCCAAATAAACATGACACTCATTAAGAATAACAACTCCTCTGAAATTGATCCACATGcagacttaaaatatttatggacTTCAAGCTTATACACCAGATGGATCTTTTCAACACAAAGAGCATTTCAGGATAATTGAAGATAAGCTCTTATTGGGGCTGGGAAATGAGATGCAATTCAACATCACCCAGGAGATAGCAAACTGAGTTTTCCCTTGAAGAATATCACCTGCTGCATGAGTGAACAAAGACTGGGCTCTGAGTCAAATTTCCTGATATTTTCCTTGCTAAGGTGGCTTTTCTTCATGAACACCTGCTCACTGGTCTTTGCTgctatcatttcatttttcatcagTTAGTAAGCAGCTGGCAAAGAGCAGCGGGTTGGACATGTGATGACTAATAGAAAGGAGGTACAATTTTAAAGTGTGCCAAACAAAATATCTTAGTATAggataattttcttaaatgttaaatgattttttaatatttaccagAACTATTTGAATTCGAAGTATGGAGTGAGTCCACTTGAGACAGCATTGTGTCTAGTAAACCAGAGTCACTTATCTTTCTCCATTCTAAGTCCACAGCATTGCTAATGTCCAATTCAGAGGCTTCTGCTGTAATTATCGTCTtctcttttaacattttctcctgttcttcTATGTCCTGCAGATTAAGTTTATTACAATGTGGTAGGCTCTTTTGTTTAATTACATCTCCAAAGAGTATCATTTTAGGCTTAGCTAAAAGTATGTATGATTATCAGCAAATTATTACTTTAGGTTTTCCTCCCTCAAATAAAACTGACAATTTGTTTAACTAATTCTAAAACGTAATAATCTTAAAACAAGTGTCCTTCCTCTTCTAATATACCCTTACAGAAGGCATATTTCAGCATCTACTtataaaataccttttaaaatattaaaaattttgaatcaaggATTCAATTAAGTATCCTTTTGATAGATTATGCATTTACTTTTAGATAAGCATCTAAATATTGTAACTCATACTCCGGCAATAAAAATACCATCCATGTAACAAAATCAATGACCCCCTTAGAGTAAGATACACATAAGTAACAATATAAATATCCTCTACATGACCAAAATTCCACTCACCAGCCCTATATCTCTACATTTTAATTCCTCACCTTTTGCAGTCTTTCCTGTTCCCTTTCCTGCTCAGCTATGAGTAGTGATAACTGCTGGGCATGCTGTTCTTCTAGTCTCTTCCGCATTTCTTCAAAAGCTAATATCTTGCTTTTTAGTATCTCCTCGCCTTCTGAAAAAAAACATGTCCCCTCAAATTGAAAATTTAGTAATATCTGATGATTTATACCATCAGTTTAAATTATGCTTCTAACCAGAGAATATTCCTGGATCCAACATAGTACAATCAAGATACAGCCAGATCACCATTCTGAACCACATTCTCTTTTGTTCTCCTTTCATTTCAGGTTACTAAAGGTCTGTATCTTATCACCCTCACCCAATTATTCAACAGATCCCTTCATGATCTGAACTGATGGAGACAAGACTGTACGTTCCATCCAGACTCTCCTTACTCCAGTGAACTTCAAGATGTGGTTCTCGTGTGCACCTCACCTCCATTTATTCTCTTCACTCTTGTCCTTTTCCAGAGTCTCTAGTATTATAGCTTAGcctgtgctttatttttcttttaaataaatgctttgaTAGTGTAAAGCTACTCAGTATAAAGTTACAAAAAAGATTAAATACTAAAATTCCATACATTTTAATtactaaaaaatatattaaatcagTATGACTATGCAACTTACTGAACAGAAAGTGGTGAGATACTCTGAAATGTTGAAATACCAAGTATTACACAGACGTAGCACAGATATTCAGGGATCCACTGTAATTCCCCTAAATTCAAAGAATCCTTTTCAAATACACAATgattttcattgaaaataattatatttgtcTTACTCCTGTAGTATTCCAATAATTTGTTCCTAAATCCATTTTATTCAGCTATAACAATTGGCATTTGTACACGGGCAATTTTTTATAGGTTGAGAGGGGGAGCTGGAAAAGCAGTAGAATAGTTAACTCTcagcaagaaaggaaaaaggctCTCCACTTAACCACTCAGCCAAAAGCAGGAGTCCATTCAGCTCTACCTTAAAAACTTATAAATGAGCGCCTGTCCAGGGGCTCCCTCTTTGGGAGGTGTCCCCAAGGTAGACAGCCAAGCTATGGGCAGCTCTCAGCACACTGTGCTGCCTCCCATGCCCACCACAACAGCAACCCAGCTGCCTCCATGACCGGCCTGATCTCCCACACATGGCCTTCCTCTTATGCCAAAATTGCCACTTAGTTAGTCCCTGTACTTTTGGTATTCACCAAGACAGCCTTAGCCTGTTGTGTCATCTATTTAGAGAAGCCAAGCCAGCTTCTCAAGTATCAACTGTTTTCTTTATTAGAGTTCTGATAAAGCTGCACATGCATTAAAGGATCTGCCCCAATCCAACTCTATTTTTCTGATAAACTTTGTTATTTTTAGTGTGCAATTTTATAGAATATAGTTTTTTTTCAGGAAGCTATATATCACATTAGTTAAAATGTCTGTGTCTAAAAAGTTAATTTACTTGATTTATAAGTCTTACTACCAGTAATGAAGAATTATGAATCATAACAACAAAGTAAGGTGTAATAAGACTTGTTTTAACAAGTTGCTGTTAATATAACACTAGATGCAacagaaattttgaaataattttcactACTAAATATACCATTCTTGAAACATTACTCACAGAGCCCTATCAGTGctattttctctaataatttgatGTTAAAGTGTTTACTGAAGGGCCaacttgtggctcagacagtaaacaatctgcctgcaaggcgggagacccaagttcaatcaccgggtcaggaagatcccctggagaaggaaatggcaacccactccagtattcttgcctagagaattccatgaacagaggagcctggtgggatacagtccatatggggtcacaaagatcagagacaactgagcaactacactttcacttttcaaagggcCAACTGCATAAGCATCTCATTACAAATCAAAGGGCAAACTGGTGAAAATATTGGAAGGAATATTGGTGAAAATAAAGGAAGACATAACAGCAATACAATGGATTAAAACTATGAATGATGCTTCATGCAAGAACTTTTTCCTTCAGTCATTAACAATATTCTCTATTAATACTAAATGGACTGTGaaagatttataatttaaataagaaaatcctTTAAGAAAGCCTATCAAGTGGCAATACACTGTAGCTAATTATGCTCTCTGATAAATGAAAGTAACCTGAACAGGTGAAgacaattattattattctgcaTATTGTCAATTAAAAGTATTAAAGATGCCATCTGTTTGGCAGATATTAAACACTTCAAAGCCTTCTTACCTTTGGAACTCCTTTCTAACATCTTATTCTTGATGTAGACAGATCCTTTAGAATATGTTTTTTCTGGCAAATGTTGCCTTTCCTGTTCAGCTATTCCAGTTGTTACAACATAAGGgtagttttctttttgcaaaTTATCAATATCTAAATCAAGTCTCCGTTTAACTTTCTCAAAACTGTTATCCAAAAATTGTTCTTTTCCACAGGACACTGTAGGGGTATCCATCTGCTGTCTGGTACTCTGGTTCTGCATCAGTAAAGGAGATGGGTTTTTTACATCATAAGACTTGTTCAGTTCCATCTGTAAGTTGCAGTTTTTCTCTAACACATTGGTTGACTTCACTCCACTCACAGTACCAAAGTTTTGACTCAGAACACTCTCTCTGATGGCATATGGCTCATGCAATCCTTCTCCTGCAGTACATGTACTGTCCATTCTGTGCAGTCCTCTCGCATCAGATATTAACTGACCTTCCATGATAGCAAGTCCATgaataactttattttctaattgattACCTGAAGGTTGACATACCTGATTTGATTTACCTAAAACCATTTCCTGTATGGCTTCTGTATTTTTGCTGACATAAACCTTACTTGAACAAACTCCTGCTAAATCAACCGGTAACTCTGGCACAGTTTCAGGTACATTTGTTTTTTCATCAGTTTCTTGAACAACTAACTCTACTGCCTGTTCTTTCCCTTTAGGACTTAATTCTGAAGCATTTATTGGGTTATTTATAAGTATATGACATGCTGATGATGGCCTAGAACGCCTTCGATGCATTTTAGGACTTAGGCTTGGCTCTGGGCTAGGTATTTTGGCATATGAACCAGTAAGACTTTTGATAACATTATTTTCAGTAACAAAAGTGGGAATGCCTTGGAAATTAGAATCAGTCTCTAAAACAGTGGAATGGCCAGTTCGTATAGATATGTCCACTTTAGAAAAGTTACCTAAAACAGATGTATTCATGCTGCTTGCTTGAGTGAAAGCACCTTGGAGAAGAACATTTGATTTATTAAGGCTTGGTTTGTCAGGAATAACTGAACCACAGTGTTTGCCTATCAACTGGGACTTCTCCTTTCCATTGTCagtcactttaacagcatcattttcttTGTCTGAATGACTCTCGTTAACACTCCTCTTTACACTACTTCTCAGACTGCGTCTAGACTGCTCCCTTTCTATATATTCCTTTGACTTTTTCATCAGGTTCTGAAGACTCATTATGTAGGGATCCGGAGTAACTTCCTCCAAAAGTGATGGATCTTGTTCTTCATTTGTTGGAAAGAGAACATCAGAAGTAAGTGTCTCCTGTGCAGCTGTGGAGGAAGTCTTTAAAGAAGTTTCATTTTCTGCCTGGCTAATATTTGAACTATCACATTGCTTCAGATAACTCAATTCTTCCGAGTCCCTAGCTAAGTCTATCCCATTAGATTTAAATCGATCCTCATTACTCAATGGCAAAATTCCAGTTATCTTTTCAAACTTTGCTAAAGTAGAGTGTTCAGTAGGGCTTGGCAAGATATTTGGAAGTGTAGCAGGAACATTCAAGTTTCTGACTTCTGAATTAGAGTAAACTGTTTCAGTCTCCCATTGATGAAAATCACTGGCATCAGGTGCTTTTCTaacctgaaaaaggaaatataaaaattaacatttcatcACTACACAAAAAGCCtttgatttcattgttttctaaagcaaaactgaaactgaagattcagaattctaatatttaaaaacacaaacaaaaactcagataACCTTTTCCATGGTATTCTGTATCATATGGAGCGCAAATTACTATAAAAAGCATCTATTGGTCATGCTGGACTatttattaaaagattaaaagaaaaaaagtaacatttaaataACCTAATAAAATTATGAACGTATGTACatgtctatacacacacacaagggagaaggcaatggcaccccactctagtactgttgcccagaaaatcccatggatggaggagcctggtaggctgcagtccatggggtcgctaagagtcggacacaactgagcgacttcactttcactttccactttcaagcattggagaaggaaatggcaacccactccagtgttcttgtctggagaatcccatggacggaggagcctggtaggctgcagtccgtggggtcgcacagagtcggacacgactgaagcaacttagcagcagcagcatacacatacacatatatattcatataccaATGTGCAATTCAATCTTGGAATAGAAGTGTTTTCCATAACTTTCTTCTGGTTATATGTTATTAACATCACCAACTGCTTCTCCTATGAGAACTATCATCTAAGGATAACAATGTGTAAGATAAATAGCAAGTAATTAAATTTCTTACTTAAATGATTCCTCTTTAAGAAAGACTAACTTGCCCAGGATATTGATTAAGCAACATTAATCCAGTACCAAGACTCTTGCCTCCCACATGCTTGCTCCAAATTTTAACTAAAACCCTCTGTATGATGAGACAAATTTGTGGTAAATGATAGCTCAGCTATGTAGTttaatacttgaaaaataaaaattttaacttaaaacccAATACATTAAAGCAAATTCCAATTTGATTAACTGATGACTACTTAATACAACTTCCTGCTAATGAGTTTTTGAACAAGCAAAGTAAGTTAaaagctttattaaaaaaaaacttaaaaagaacaaTTGTGTACACAAaattcaacaggaaaaaaaaataaaattacattttggatctattatttttaaataaaaagtcaacTAGGATGTTTtctaaagattcagttcagttgctcagttgtgtccaactctttgcaaccccatggactgcagcatgctcggcttccctgtccatcaccaactcccggagcataATTGTAAAGATTATACAAGCATACATGAAACTGGCAAAAATCATCACCATATTATCTTATGAATACAGACTCCAGAatcctgaattttaaaagatttttaagttgttttgtgttttttttcttagaCAACATGGCACTCCTATTTTAGCTTACAAATCCCAAGACATGCAATTGTTTCCAGGTACTCTGCAATAAACAATACAGTGAGATATACTTACAACTTcacaactgaaataaaataaaagggataCATACTCAGGACACGTGTTCACAagtttaagtaaaattatttcctCAAAATAACTAAACATTACACATCCGTGATATTCAGCACCCATCCTTTTTATACATCACTAAAATAAGCCTTTGATTATACaatttaaataacaacaacaaaaacaatctaCCACAAAATCACAGATTTTACAGGTAAAACAGACCTTAGAAAGCTACTTGTGTAAGATAAAATTTCTCTACTTGCATAATTAATTCACTACTCTATATTGTACATGTAGAGAAAGTTTTTAAACTCAACGATAATTCCATTAGTAATATATGTGAATTGTTCCCTCAATGGACCAAGAATAATATGCCAGTTTTGTTCCAAAAATAGGAAATATGTAATAAATCAAAAACCCACCCTTGTTGTGCTACTCATTAGTTTTTAAATTCAATATGAGGAGTAATTATACTTTACAAATTAACATCAACTACCCACAGCGAAAGGATGGTAGAGTTAGTGGGAAATATCATCTAGCATGAATTACATGAACCACAAACCTCTAAcattataaaagaattaaaagatgcAAGCAGCAAAACAGTGCTACATACGGCAGAAATTATTTAACTtacttgctgtttttctttttagtatgaCACGATCCAGAACTTAAATTGTTTATACAAATCTAAAGTAACTGCAAAAGGTAAAGATGTGTGGTTTAAATAGTTTCAATTTATATCTAAGATGCATCAAGAAAATTCTGTTATGTAATCTAAATTGCATTTGTATATCTAAGATCAGAATTTTCACCAAAAAATATTGGAAGCAGTTATTTACTTTAGCAGAGAATGAGAATAAGATCACTGAGTCAATAGACTGATTAGTTCAGAGGTAAACTACAATGGCCAATTCTATCACTTTGTCACTGAGAATTCAATGTTTTTAGAGTCATAAGACACAGACAATAAGCAACTATACTCAGTGTATGGGTCCACTGTCTAAATACCCTCTGATTCAAGTACTGAGCATCACTAACAAGCAAGTGAATTTTCTTTGGAGTAACTGAAATGGAATATTGCAAATTACGAAGCTTCTCAAACACAACTGCATATTGGTAAATAACTACTAAAgcaaatatatttctgaaaaattatcATCAATGCTTATCTCATGATTtcttaattataatttaaaagagCTTATATAACACACCTGAACATTTTCAAGAATCTCTTGGACACGAGACAGTAGAGCTTTCTTCCTATTAACCTGCCTTCTTGCTTCGACATCAAG
Encoded proteins:
- the CCP110 gene encoding centriolar coiled-coil protein of 110 kDa isoform X1: MEEYEKFCEKSLSRIQEASLSTESFLPVQSESISLIRFHGVAVLSPLLNIEKRKEMQQEKQKALDVEARRQVNRKKALLSRVQEILENVQVRKAPDASDFHQWETETVYSNSEVRNLNVPATLPNILPSPTEHSTLAKFEKITGILPLSNEDRFKSNGIDLARDSEELSYLKQCDSSNISQAENETSLKTSSTAAQETLTSDVLFPTNEEQDPSLLEEVTPDPYIMSLQNLMKKSKEYIEREQSRRSLRSSVKRSVNESHSDKENDAVKVTDNGKEKSQLIGKHCGSVIPDKPSLNKSNVLLQGAFTQASSMNTSVLGNFSKVDISIRTGHSTVLETDSNFQGIPTFVTENNVIKSLTGSYAKIPSPEPSLSPKMHRRRSRPSSACHILINNPINASELSPKGKEQAVELVVQETDEKTNVPETVPELPVDLAGVCSSKVYVSKNTEAIQEMVLGKSNQVCQPSGNQLENKVIHGLAIMEGQLISDARGLHRMDSTCTAGEGLHEPYAIRESVLSQNFGTVSGVKSTNVLEKNCNLQMELNKSYDVKNPSPLLMQNQSTRQQMDTPTVSCGKEQFLDNSFEKVKRRLDLDIDNLQKENYPYVVTTGIAEQERQHLPEKTYSKGSVYIKNKMLERSSKEGEEILKSKILAFEEMRKRLEEQHAQQLSLLIAEQEREQERLQKDIEEQEKMLKEKTIITAEASELDISNAVDLEWRKISDSGLLDTMLSQVDSLHTSNSNSSGFTSSALQHSFASANEVPFYLWGSSSSGLTKLSVTRPFGRAKTKWSQVFSPEVQAKFNKVTAVAKGFLTRRLMQTDKLKQLRQTVKDTMEFIRSFQSEAPLKRGVVSAQDASLQERVLAQLRAALYGIHDIFFVMDAAERMSILHHDREVRKEKMLRQMDKMKSPRVALSAATQKSLDRKKYMKAAEMGMPSKKFLVKQNPSETRVLQPNQGQNAPVHRLLSRQGTPKTSVKGVVQNRQKSSQSRVPSRAPVSGVYAGKIQRKRPNVATI
- the CCP110 gene encoding centriolar coiled-coil protein of 110 kDa isoform X2, with amino-acid sequence MEEYEKFCEKSLSRIQEASLSTESFLPVQSESISLIRFHGVAVLSPLLNIEKRKEMQQEKQKALDVEARRQVNRKKALLSRVQEILENVQVRKAPDASDFHQWETETVYSNSEVRNLNVPATLPNILPSPTEHSTLAKFEKITGILPLSNEDRFKSNGIDLARDSEELSYLKQCDSSNISQAENETSLKTSSTAAQETLTSDVLFPTNEEQDPSLLEEVTPDPYIMSLQNLMKKSKEYIEREQSRRSLRSSVKRSVNESHSDKENDAVKVTDNGKEKSQLIGKHCGSVIPDKPSLNKSNVLLQGAFTQASSMNTSVLGNFSKVDISIRTGHSTVLETDSNFQGIPTFVTENNVIKSLTGSYAKIPSPEPSLSPKMHRRRSRPSSACHILINNPINASELSPKGKEQAVELVVQETDEKTNVPETVPELPVDLAGVCSSKVYVSKNTEAIQEMVLGKSNQVCQPSGNQLENKVIHGLAIMEGQLISDARGLHRMDSTCTAGEGLHEPYAIRESVLSQNFGTVSGVKSTNVLEKNCNLQMELNKSYDVKNPSPLLMQNQSTRQQMDTPTVSCGKEQFLDNSFEKVKRRLDLDIDNLQKENYPYVVTTGIAEQERQHLPEKTYSKGSVYIKNKMLERSSKGEEILKSKILAFEEMRKRLEEQHAQQLSLLIAEQEREQERLQKDIEEQEKMLKEKTIITAEASELDISNAVDLEWRKISDSGLLDTMLSQVDSLHTSNSNSSGFTSSALQHSFASANEVPFYLWGSSSSGLTKLSVTRPFGRAKTKWSQVFSPEVQAKFNKVTAVAKGFLTRRLMQTDKLKQLRQTVKDTMEFIRSFQSEAPLKRGVVSAQDASLQERVLAQLRAALYGIHDIFFVMDAAERMSILHHDREVRKEKMLRQMDKMKSPRVALSAATQKSLDRKKYMKAAEMGMPSKKFLVKQNPSETRVLQPNQGQNAPVHRLLSRQGTPKTSVKGVVQNRQKSSQSRVPSRAPVSGVYAGKIQRKRPNVATI
- the CCP110 gene encoding centriolar coiled-coil protein of 110 kDa isoform X3 — protein: MEEYEKFCEKSLSRIQEASLSTESFLPVQSESISLIRFHGVAVLSPLLNIEKRKEMQQEKQKALDVEARRQVNRKKALLSRVQEILENVQVRKAPDASDFHQWETETVYSNSEVRNLNVPATLPNILPSPTEHSTLAKFEKITGILPLSNEDRFKSNGIDLARDSEELSYLKQCDSSNISQAENETSLKTSSTAAQETLTSDVLFPTNEEQDPSLLEEVTPDPYIMSLQNLMKKSKEYIEREQSRRSLRSSVKRSVNESHSDKENDAVKVTDNGKEKSQLIGKHCGSVIPDKPSLNKSNVLLQGAFTQASSMNTSVLGNFSKVDISIRTGHSTVLETDSNFQGIPTFVTENNVIKSLTGSYAKIPSPEPSLSPKMHRRRSRPSSACHILINNPINASELSPKGKEQAVELVVQETDEKTNVPETVPELPVDLAGVCSSKVYVSKNTEAIQEMVLGKSNQVCQPSGNQLENKVIHGLAIMEGQLISDARGLHRMDSTCTAGEGLHEPYAIRESVLSQNFGTVSGVKSTNVLEKNCNLQMELNKSYDVKNPSPLLMQNQSTRQQMDTPTVSCGKEQFLDNSFEKVKRRLDLDIDNLQKENYPYVVTTGIAEQERQHLPEKTYSKGSVYIKNKMLERSSKEGEEILKSKILAFEEMRKRLEEQHAQQLSLLIAEQEREQERLQKDIEEQEKMLKEKTIITAEASELDISNAVDLEWRKISDSGLLDTMLSQVDSLHTSNSNSSGFTSSALQHSFASANEVPFYLWGSSSSGLTKLSVTRPFGRAKTKWSQVFSPEVQAKFNKVTAVAKGFLTRRLMQTDKLKQLRQTVKDTMEFIRSFQSEAPLKRGVVSAQDASLQERVLAQLRAALYGIHDIFFVMDAAERMSILHHDREVRKEKMLRQMDKMKSPRVALSAATQKSLDRKKYMKAAEMGMPSKKFLVKQNPSETRVLQPNQGQNAPVHRLLSRQGSICRKNPKKAAKCCDNLRRQHSLG